One window of Campylobacter avium LMG 24591 genomic DNA carries:
- a CDS encoding NRAMP family divalent metal transporter yields the protein MQNKTALIGAAFLMATSAIGPGFLTQTASFTSTLLASFGFVILVSIILDIGAQLNIWRVIGVAKKRGQDIANMVFPGLGAFIAILVALGGFIFNMGNIAGSALGLKLIFGIDLISAAIISCVIALGIFIFKKAGELMDKFIVLAGFVMIIITAYVAFSSNPPYLLALKESFIPSKIDTLAIVTLVGGTVGGYIVFSGAHRLIDAKLVGQENLKHINKAAVSGILVTAVMRVLLFLAVLGVVSSGFIIDKENPAGSVFKEALGDLGLKFFGVVLFLAAISSVIGAAYTSVSFIRSFHSLLDKYNRFVVMFFIAFSTAVFCILGQSPTQLLILAGTINGFILPITLLVMIIAAHKTSIVGDYKHPKLMSAFGLLIVALMSVMAVLTMLKLF from the coding sequence GGGCTTTTTAACCCAAACTGCAAGTTTTACTTCTACCTTGCTTGCCTCTTTTGGTTTTGTTATCTTAGTATCCATCATCTTAGATATAGGAGCACAGCTTAATATCTGGAGGGTTATAGGAGTAGCTAAAAAAAGAGGGCAAGACATTGCAAATATGGTATTTCCCGGACTTGGTGCTTTTATAGCTATTTTAGTAGCTCTTGGTGGCTTTATTTTTAATATGGGAAATATAGCAGGCTCTGCCTTGGGCTTAAAACTCATCTTTGGTATAGATTTAATTAGCGCTGCTATTATTAGCTGTGTTATAGCACTTGGGATCTTTATCTTTAAAAAAGCTGGTGAGCTTATGGATAAATTTATAGTCTTAGCAGGATTTGTTATGATTATCATAACAGCTTATGTGGCTTTTTCGTCAAATCCTCCTTATTTATTAGCCTTAAAAGAAAGTTTCATACCCTCAAAGATAGACACCTTAGCCATAGTTACCCTAGTAGGTGGCACGGTTGGCGGATACATAGTTTTTTCAGGAGCTCATAGGCTAATAGATGCAAAATTAGTAGGTCAAGAAAATTTAAAACACATAAACAAGGCAGCTGTAAGTGGCATACTCGTAACTGCTGTTATGAGAGTTCTTTTATTCTTAGCTGTTTTAGGAGTTGTAAGCTCTGGTTTTATAATAGATAAGGAAAATCCAGCAGGTTCAGTTTTTAAAGAGGCTTTAGGGGACTTAGGGCTTAAATTCTTTGGAGTGGTCTTGTTTTTAGCAGCTATTTCCTCTGTCATAGGAGCTGCATATACTTCTGTTTCTTTTATAAGATCCTTTCATAGCTTACTTGATAAGTATAATCGCTTTGTGGTTATGTTTTTTATAGCCTTTTCAACAGCTGTTTTTTGTATCTTGGGACAGTCTCCTACCCAGCTACTTATACTAGCAGGAACTATTAATGGCTTTATACTGCCTATAACCTTGCTTGTGATGATTATAGCAGCGCACAAAACAAGTATAGTTGGTGATTACAAGCACCCAAAACTAATGAGTGCCTTTGGACTTTTAATAGTTGCTTTGATGTCTGTAATGGCGGTGCTTACTATGCTAAAGCTTTTTTAG
- the pxpB gene encoding 5-oxoprolinase subunit PxpB yields MFDIYINSTDSILLKFKQEISPAINSQVLALKERIERARCKFEILGIQELVSAYASLLVYYDPFKLSLSSLKDFLENIKKERLNIEQKSSLCMNVPLCYDEEFGLDLDFVCSHTRLSKDELIKLHTKPFYRIYMLGFMAGFAYLGGLDERLFTPRLKSPRTSLESGSVGIADKQTGIYPIKSPGGWQIIARSPLSFFDKQNESKPVLLEAGMFLKFKAIDKKEYYEIKEAVDKKAYKRELYEYKGS; encoded by the coding sequence ATGTTTGATATATACATAAACAGCACAGATAGCATTTTGCTTAAATTTAAGCAAGAAATCAGCCCTGCTATAAATTCACAGGTTTTAGCCCTAAAAGAAAGGATAGAAAGGGCAAGGTGTAAATTTGAAATTTTAGGCATACAAGAGCTTGTTAGTGCTTATGCTTCCTTGCTTGTTTATTATGATCCTTTTAAACTTTCTTTATCCTCTTTAAAAGACTTTTTAGAAAATATAAAAAAAGAAAGACTAAACATAGAGCAAAAAAGCTCTTTGTGTATGAATGTTCCTCTATGTTATGATGAGGAATTTGGGCTTGATTTGGACTTTGTTTGCTCACATACAAGGCTTAGTAAAGATGAGCTTATAAAACTTCACACAAAGCCTTTTTATAGAATTTATATGTTGGGTTTTATGGCCGGTTTTGCATATCTTGGAGGGCTTGATGAGAGGCTTTTTACGCCTAGACTTAAAAGTCCTCGCACAAGCTTAGAAAGCGGTAGCGTTGGCATAGCTGATAAACAAACCGGAATTTATCCTATAAAAAGTCCGGGCGGTTGGCAAATCATCGCTAGAAGCCCGCTTTCATTTTTTGATAAGCAAAACGAAAGTAAGCCTGTTTTACTTGAGGCTGGAATGTTTTTGAAATTTAAGGCTATAGATAAAAAAGAATACTATGAGATAAAAGAAGCCGTAGATAAAAAGGCTTATAAAAGGGAGCTTTATGAGTATAAGGGTTCTTAA
- a CDS encoding biotin-dependent carboxyltransferase family protein, which produces MSIRVLKPSINSSLQDLGRKNYANFGIARSGACDTHSLMIANILLGNFYAEAGLELCLNGGTYEFLDEHYFCLSGADFCAKLNSKDIKTCKVYKAKKGDILELGLAKFGFRGYLCVAGGFECKEFLASKSSDFKMGVGLFDGRAMQKGDILECKNSFKPFNLEKRECENPYENLAQTLEIRVLIGTDKESFTEKGLNTFFNTRYKISSKSDRMAIHTEADEKIEHKDKADIISDPAVFGNIQVPQNGLPIILMAGRQSTGGYTKIATVIENDLSLLAQAKLGSFIEFIEVDINEALSLYKERIKELKKLDERMNLNFERLF; this is translated from the coding sequence ATGAGTATAAGGGTTCTTAAGCCTTCTATAAATTCAAGCTTACAAGATCTTGGTAGGAAAAATTACGCAAATTTTGGTATAGCAAGAAGCGGCGCTTGTGATACTCATTCTTTAATGATAGCAAATATCTTGCTTGGAAATTTTTACGCAGAGGCTGGGCTTGAGCTTTGCTTAAATGGCGGGACTTACGAGTTTTTAGATGAGCATTATTTTTGCTTAAGTGGGGCTGATTTTTGTGCTAAATTAAACTCAAAAGACATAAAAACATGCAAGGTATATAAGGCTAAAAAAGGAGATATTTTAGAGCTAGGATTAGCCAAATTTGGCTTTAGAGGGTATTTATGCGTGGCTGGTGGCTTTGAGTGTAAGGAATTTTTAGCAAGTAAGAGTTCTGATTTTAAAATGGGCGTTGGACTTTTTGATGGAAGAGCTATGCAAAAAGGAGATATTTTAGAGTGTAAAAATAGCTTTAAGCCCTTTAATCTAGAAAAAAGAGAGTGTGAAAATCCTTATGAAAATTTAGCTCAAACACTAGAAATAAGGGTTTTAATAGGCACAGATAAAGAATCTTTCACTGAAAAAGGCTTAAATACCTTTTTTAATACAAGATATAAAATAAGCTCTAAAAGCGATAGAATGGCTATACACACAGAAGCAGATGAAAAGATAGAGCATAAAGATAAGGCTGATATAATATCAGATCCAGCAGTATTTGGCAATATACAAGTGCCTCAAAATGGACTTCCTATCATACTAATGGCGGGTAGGCAAAGCACAGGAGGATATACAAAGATAGCAACGGTGATAGAAAATGACTTATCCTTACTAGCCCAAGCAAAACTTGGCTCTTTTATAGAATTTATAGAAGTAGATATAAATGAAGCCTTAAGCTTGTATAAAGAAAGAATAAAAGAGCTTAAAAAATTAGATGAAAGGATGAATTTAAATTTTGAAAGATTATTCTAA
- a CDS encoding putative hydro-lyase yields the protein MKDYSKTSPKELRELIRKGEIKEQTSGMALGFAQANLVILPRVYAKDFEKFCKENSKPCPILEVLEGKISKKIAKGADIYSDLPKYFIYENGVKVAEEYDVSKYYKDDFVGFLLGCSFSFEEALMKEGLEIRHISLKRNVPMYKSNIKLKKVGIFEGEMVLSMRPFSLNEAKKAYDITKRFPLVHGEPVHIGDEKELGISNINEPDFGDKPLIKEGEVPVFWACGVTPQNVIMKTKLPFVITHAPGFMFITDILNEDLKDKISL from the coding sequence TTGAAAGATTATTCTAAAACAAGCCCTAAAGAACTAAGAGAGCTTATAAGAAAGGGCGAGATAAAGGAACAAACCTCAGGTATGGCTCTTGGTTTTGCACAAGCAAATTTAGTGATTTTACCAAGAGTTTATGCGAAAGATTTTGAGAAGTTTTGTAAAGAAAATAGCAAACCTTGCCCTATTTTAGAGGTGCTTGAGGGTAAAATAAGTAAAAAAATAGCTAAGGGTGCAGACATTTACAGCGATTTACCAAAGTATTTCATATACGAAAATGGAGTAAAAGTAGCTGAAGAATACGATGTAAGCAAATATTATAAGGATGATTTTGTAGGCTTTTTGCTGGGCTGTTCTTTTTCTTTTGAGGAAGCTCTTATGAAAGAAGGACTTGAGATAAGGCATATAAGCTTAAAAAGAAATGTGCCTATGTATAAGAGCAATATAAAGCTTAAAAAAGTGGGAATTTTTGAGGGAGAAATGGTGCTTTCTATGAGACCATTTAGCTTAAATGAGGCAAAAAAAGCTTATGATATAACTAAAAGATTTCCCTTAGTTCACGGAGAGCCCGTGCATATAGGAGATGAAAAAGAGCTTGGAATTTCTAATATAAATGAGCCTGATTTTGGCGATAAACCTTTGATAAAAGAAGGCGAAGTACCTGTTTTTTGGGCTTGTGGAGTTACACCTCAAAATGTCATAATGAAAACAAAGCTTCCCTTTGTCATAACTCACGCACCGGGCTTTATGTTTATCACAGATATTTTAAATGAGGATTTAAAGGATAAAATTTCTTTGTAA
- a CDS encoding propionyl-CoA synthetase, producing MSAYEKAYKESLENPEKFWAEAAKKVHWYNEWDKVLDDSDGHYKWFVGGYMNTCYNALDLHVHNGRGDQVALIYDSPVTDTKKKYTYKQLRDRVAKVAGILANKGVVKGDRVIIYMPMIPEAVIAMLACARLGAIHSVVFGGFAAHELATRIEDAKPRVVMSASCGIEVSNIIEYKPILDEAIKKSSHKPTTCIIWQRPQYRANMLPWRDVDWESEEEKTRGVDPVPVLATDPLYILYTSGTTGLPKGVIRSNGGHSVAMKWSMDNIYNAKAGDVFFTASDVGWVVGHSYIVYAPLMNGCTTIVYEGKPVRTPNPSAFWRIVDEYKVNVLFSAPTAFRAIKKEDPKAEWVKKYNLDSLRTIFVAGERCDSDTLKWIQKVTKKDVIDNWWQTETSWAIAANPMGLEPHPVKPGSPTKAMPGFNLKVLDENGKELAAGKKGALVLKLPLPPACLMGIWENDERYRKGYLEQYPGYYLTGDTGYIDKDGYVYVLGRMDGIINVAGHRLSTGEMEEIVAKHPDVAECAVIGVNDELKGEIPMGFIVLKSGIERDHAGIVEGVVSLVRHEIGAVASFKIATVVDALPKTRSGKILRKNLREIADGLELKIPPTIEDENVLKQCQIAINKLGYPKEKKGKEE from the coding sequence ATGTCAGCTTATGAAAAAGCATATAAAGAGTCCTTAGAAAATCCGGAAAAATTCTGGGCAGAGGCTGCTAAAAAAGTTCATTGGTATAATGAATGGGATAAGGTGCTTGATGATAGCGATGGGCACTATAAGTGGTTTGTAGGCGGTTATATGAATACTTGCTATAACGCTCTTGACTTGCATGTGCATAATGGAAGAGGCGATCAAGTAGCCTTAATCTATGATTCTCCGGTTACTGATACTAAGAAAAAATACACTTATAAACAGCTAAGAGACAGGGTTGCTAAGGTGGCTGGAATTTTAGCAAACAAAGGCGTTGTAAAGGGCGATAGGGTTATCATTTATATGCCTATGATACCTGAAGCTGTTATAGCAATGCTTGCTTGTGCTAGATTAGGAGCTATTCATAGTGTTGTTTTTGGAGGTTTTGCAGCACACGAATTAGCCACTAGGATAGAGGACGCTAAACCTAGAGTTGTGATGAGTGCAAGCTGTGGTATAGAGGTTAGCAATATCATAGAGTATAAGCCTATACTTGATGAGGCTATTAAGAAAAGCTCTCACAAGCCTACTACTTGTATTATCTGGCAAAGACCACAGTACAGGGCAAATATGCTTCCTTGGCGTGATGTGGATTGGGAAAGTGAGGAGGAAAAAACCAGAGGAGTTGATCCAGTGCCTGTTTTAGCAACAGATCCTTTGTATATCTTATACACATCAGGAACTACAGGACTTCCAAAGGGTGTTATAAGGTCAAATGGAGGGCATTCTGTGGCTATGAAATGGTCTATGGATAATATCTACAATGCTAAGGCAGGCGATGTTTTTTTCACAGCCTCTGATGTTGGCTGGGTTGTAGGGCACTCTTATATAGTTTATGCACCTTTGATGAATGGCTGCACCACCATAGTTTATGAGGGAAAGCCGGTTAGAACTCCTAATCCATCAGCCTTTTGGCGTATAGTGGATGAGTATAAGGTAAATGTGCTTTTTTCAGCTCCAACTGCCTTTCGTGCCATAAAAAAAGAAGATCCAAAGGCTGAGTGGGTAAAAAAATACAATCTTGACAGCCTAAGAACCATCTTTGTAGCCGGCGAAAGATGTGATAGTGATACTCTTAAATGGATACAAAAGGTTACAAAAAAAGATGTTATAGATAATTGGTGGCAAACAGAGACTAGCTGGGCTATAGCTGCAAATCCTATGGGACTTGAGCCTCACCCTGTAAAACCCGGAAGCCCTACAAAAGCAATGCCAGGCTTCAATCTAAAGGTATTAGATGAAAATGGCAAAGAACTAGCTGCTGGAAAAAAAGGTGCTTTGGTTTTAAAGCTTCCTTTACCTCCAGCTTGTTTAATGGGAATTTGGGAAAATGATGAAAGATATAGAAAGGGCTACTTAGAACAATATCCGGGCTATTATCTCACAGGAGATACTGGCTACATAGATAAGGACGGTTATGTTTATGTTTTAGGCAGAATGGACGGCATTATAAATGTTGCAGGACATAGGCTTTCAACCGGAGAAATGGAAGAAATAGTAGCAAAACATCCAGATGTTGCCGAATGTGCTGTAATTGGTGTAAATGATGAGTTAAAGGGCGAAATTCCTATGGGTTTTATCGTGCTTAAAAGCGGTATAGAAAGGGATCACGCAGGTATAGTTGAGGGCGTAGTTTCTTTAGTAAGGCACGAGATAGGAGCTGTGGCTTCTTTTAAGATAGCAACCGTTGTTGATGCCTTGCCAAAGACTAGGTCAGGTAAAATTCTAAGAAAAAATTTAAGAGAAATAGCTGACGGGCTAGAGCTTAAAATTCCACCTACCATAGAAGATGAAAATGTTTTAAAACAGTGTCAAATAGCTATAAACAAGCTTGGTTATCCAAAAGAAAAGAAAGGAAAAGAAGAATGA
- the prpB gene encoding methylisocitrate lyase gives MSAGKKFKELVKTSKPLAIVGAINAYQALQATKIGHKALYLSGSGVASASYGLPDLGIIALEEVCIDVRRICARVDTPLLVDADTGFGGAFNIARTIKELIRAGAAATHIEDQVSQKRCGHRPNKELVSKDEMCDRIKAAVDAKIDPDFVVMARTDAHAIEGQEKAIERALAYVEAGAEMIFAEAIHSLDEYKQFTDLIKVPVLANITEFGKTPYFTQKELAEVGISMVLYPLSANRAINKAAYKVYESILKNGHQKEVLDLMETREELYSMLDYYSYEQKLDNLFKKDKK, from the coding sequence ATGAGTGCTGGAAAAAAATTTAAAGAACTTGTAAAGACAAGCAAACCCCTTGCCATAGTAGGCGCTATAAATGCTTATCAGGCTTTACAAGCCACAAAGATAGGACATAAGGCTCTTTATCTTTCTGGCTCTGGTGTGGCAAGTGCAAGTTATGGCTTACCCGATCTTGGCATTATAGCTCTTGAAGAGGTTTGCATAGATGTGCGTAGAATTTGTGCTAGAGTAGATACTCCCTTGCTAGTTGACGCAGATACTGGCTTTGGAGGAGCTTTTAACATAGCAAGGACTATAAAAGAGCTAATTCGCGCAGGAGCAGCTGCAACTCATATAGAGGATCAGGTAAGTCAAAAAAGATGTGGGCATCGTCCAAATAAAGAGCTTGTAAGCAAGGATGAGATGTGCGATAGGATAAAGGCTGCTGTGGATGCAAAGATAGATCCTGATTTTGTAGTGATGGCAAGGACAGATGCACACGCCATAGAAGGACAAGAAAAAGCCATAGAAAGAGCTTTAGCCTATGTTGAGGCTGGGGCTGAAATGATTTTTGCTGAGGCTATACATAGCCTTGATGAGTATAAGCAATTTACCGATCTTATAAAGGTGCCAGTTTTAGCAAATATAACAGAATTTGGAAAAACTCCTTATTTCACTCAAAAAGAACTAGCAGAGGTTGGAATTTCAATGGTTCTTTACCCACTTTCAGCAAATAGAGCCATAAACAAAGCAGCTTACAAAGTCTATGAAAGCATACTTAAAAATGGACATCAAAAAGAGGTTTTAGATTTAATGGAAACAAGAGAGGAGTTATACTCTATGCTTGATTATTATTCTTATGAGCAAAAACTTGATAATTTATTTAAAAAGGATAAAAAATGA
- a CDS encoding citrate/2-methylcitrate synthase has protein sequence MSVSEAKKKVGGLAGVVAGSSAICTCGLGNGLNYYGYSIEDLANEATFEEVAYLLQFAKLPNKAELEDYKEKISANRELNENLKAILRAIPKDVHPMNLMQSAVAALGALEGEKEDFSDQDEKIIRLLGILPSVLCYWHHYANFGKEIDFKSEQKTIAGYFLEKLDLKEPREDFINAMHCSLILYAEHEFNASTFTARVCASTRSDIFSAVAAAIGALRGPLHGGANEAAMHLIQSFSSVEEAIKGVNEKLEKKELLMGFGHRVYGLGGDPRNALIKEWSKKLGGDSMLYKVSEAIEMLMKEKKPNLPPNADFYSASAYHFMGIPTEYFTPIFIMSRVSGWCAHIKEQRANNKIIRPSSEYIGPEPRKFTQIQER, from the coding sequence ATGAGTGTAAGCGAGGCTAAAAAAAAGGTAGGGGGACTTGCTGGAGTTGTAGCTGGTAGCTCGGCAATTTGCACTTGTGGGCTTGGAAATGGTCTAAATTACTACGGATACAGCATAGAAGATCTTGCTAATGAAGCTACTTTTGAGGAGGTTGCGTATTTGCTTCAGTTTGCAAAGCTACCAAACAAGGCTGAGCTTGAGGACTATAAAGAAAAAATTTCAGCAAATAGAGAGCTAAATGAGAATTTAAAAGCCATCTTAAGAGCCATACCAAAGGATGTGCATCCTATGAATTTAATGCAAAGTGCAGTTGCTGCTTTAGGAGCTTTGGAGGGTGAAAAAGAGGACTTTAGCGATCAAGATGAAAAGATTATAAGACTTCTTGGAATTTTACCCTCTGTGCTTTGCTACTGGCATCATTATGCAAATTTTGGCAAGGAAATTGATTTTAAAAGTGAGCAAAAAACTATAGCTGGATATTTCCTAGAAAAACTAGACTTAAAAGAGCCTAGAGAGGATTTTATAAATGCTATGCATTGCTCTTTGATACTTTATGCAGAGCACGAGTTTAATGCCTCAACCTTTACCGCTAGAGTTTGTGCCTCTACAAGAAGTGATATTTTTAGTGCCGTAGCAGCAGCTATTGGTGCTTTAAGAGGACCATTGCACGGCGGAGCAAACGAAGCGGCAATGCACTTGATACAAAGCTTTTCTAGCGTAGAGGAGGCTATAAAAGGAGTAAATGAAAAACTTGAAAAAAAGGAGCTTTTAATGGGCTTTGGACACAGGGTTTATGGGCTTGGAGGCGATCCTAGAAATGCTCTTATAAAAGAGTGGAGCAAAAAACTAGGAGGAGATAGTATGCTTTATAAGGTTAGCGAGGCTATAGAAATGCTTATGAAAGAAAAGAAGCCAAATTTACCTCCAAATGCTGATTTTTACAGCGCTTCAGCTTATCATTTTATGGGTATTCCAACTGAATATTTTACTCCTATTTTTATAATGAGTAGGGTAAGTGGTTGGTGTGCGCACATAAAAGAGCAAAGAGCAAATAATAAAATAATCCGTCCAAGTAGTGAATACATAGGACCAGAACCAAGAAAATTTACACAGATACAGGAGAGATAA
- the prpD gene encoding 2-methylcitrate dehydratase, translating into MSNDMGILEAKRPEFDELLSKIARYVDEYEIKSDLALETARYCLMDTIGCGLLALKYPACTKLLGPSVEGAEFRPLGAKIPGTSYQLEPIRAAFNVGAMVRWLDFNDTWLAAEWGHPSDNLGAIWAVADYVSRKNISQGKEPLKVSCVLKAMIKAHEIQGVLALENCFNKVGLDHVLLVRIASTAVAAKLLGCDFEEIRNALSNAFIDGGALRTYRHAPNTGSRKSWAAGDASSRGVDLALKARSGEMGYPSALSAKFWGYEDVKMKGQKLVVAQEFGSYVMENILFKISFPAEFHAQTAVEAALKLHNEVKDRLDEIEKIVITTQESGHRIINKVGELANPADRDHCIQYMVAVPLIFGRLVADDYEDEVAKDSRIDSLRAKMVVEVDDRYTKEYLQSDKRSIANAVQVFFKDGSKTQKIEVEYPIGHKRRRSEGVPVLLAKFKANLATRLSPKQCEKISKICEDQKRLEDMNFNEFSDLFWLG; encoded by the coding sequence ATGAGTAATGATATGGGAATTTTAGAGGCAAAAAGACCTGAATTTGACGAGCTTTTAAGCAAGATTGCAAGATATGTAGATGAATATGAGATAAAAAGTGATTTAGCCTTAGAAACGGCTAGATATTGTCTTATGGATACCATAGGTTGTGGACTTTTAGCACTTAAGTATCCAGCTTGCACTAAGCTTTTAGGACCTAGTGTAGAAGGAGCTGAGTTTAGACCTCTTGGTGCAAAGATACCGGGCACTTCTTATCAGCTAGAGCCTATAAGAGCTGCTTTTAATGTGGGAGCTATGGTTAGGTGGCTTGATTTTAACGATACTTGGCTTGCGGCTGAGTGGGGACATCCAAGCGATAATTTGGGTGCGATTTGGGCTGTGGCTGATTATGTAAGTAGAAAAAACATAAGTCAGGGCAAAGAGCCTTTAAAGGTTTCTTGTGTTTTAAAGGCTATGATAAAGGCACATGAAATTCAAGGCGTCTTAGCTCTTGAAAATTGTTTTAATAAAGTAGGGCTTGACCATGTTTTACTGGTTAGGATAGCTAGCACGGCTGTGGCTGCTAAGCTTTTGGGCTGTGATTTTGAAGAGATTAGAAATGCTCTTTCAAATGCTTTTATAGACGGAGGAGCTTTAAGAACATATCGTCACGCACCAAATACAGGTAGTAGAAAGAGTTGGGCTGCAGGAGATGCCTCAAGTAGGGGCGTTGATTTAGCCCTTAAGGCAAGAAGTGGTGAAATGGGCTATCCATCAGCTTTAAGTGCTAAATTTTGGGGCTATGAAGATGTGAAGATGAAGGGACAAAAGCTAGTTGTAGCACAAGAATTTGGCTCTTATGTTATGGAAAATATTTTATTTAAAATTTCTTTTCCAGCTGAATTTCACGCTCAAACAGCGGTAGAAGCTGCATTAAAACTACATAATGAAGTTAAAGATAGGCTTGATGAGATAGAAAAGATAGTTATCACAACGCAAGAATCAGGACATAGGATAATAAATAAGGTAGGAGAGCTGGCAAATCCAGCTGATAGAGATCATTGTATCCAGTATATGGTGGCGGTGCCTCTTATCTTTGGACGCCTTGTGGCTGATGATTATGAAGATGAGGTAGCAAAAGATAGCAGGATAGATTCTTTAAGAGCAAAAATGGTGGTTGAAGTAGATGATAGATATACAAAAGAGTATTTACAAAGCGATAAAAGAAGCATAGCAAATGCAGTTCAAGTTTTCTTTAAAGATGGCTCTAAAACCCAAAAAATAGAGGTTGAATACCCAATAGGACATAAAAGAAGAAGAAGTGAGGGTGTGCCTGTTTTACTTGCTAAATTTAAGGCTAATCTAGCCACAAGACTAAGCCCAAAACAATGTGAAAAGATAAGTAAAATTTGCGAGGATCAAAAAAGATTAGAGGATATGAATTTTAATGAATTTTCTGATTTATTTTGGCTTGGCTAA
- a CDS encoding AEC family transporter: MFIFMPLFSIFVFLAGGYLAKSVKILKPKQARTFLDFAVIFALPCLIFDKIYHLNLDFSLIFIVFMGLFSSVFSSFVAVLLGKIFSFSKNTIVSMFLLSCFGNTIFIGVPIISELFKDPQHSGEAIFYDAIATTIAISLFGAFILSFASDKKINFKDNLKKIATFPPFLALVLGLVLKVFSLPEFIFEPLRLFGACATPLALFAIGLSLAFSAIKSSYKATIIVIFAKMILTPLVFIILLKIFSLDLTASSIVAIIESATPTMTLAGAMIMKAKLDSNLAVSVIAFGILFSFISMPSLVFILM, from the coding sequence ATGTTTATTTTTATGCCTTTATTTAGTATCTTTGTCTTTCTTGCTGGGGGTTATCTTGCAAAAAGTGTGAAAATTTTAAAACCAAAACAAGCTAGAACCTTTTTAGACTTTGCCGTAATCTTTGCCCTGCCTTGCTTGATATTTGATAAAATCTATCATTTAAATCTTGATTTTTCTTTGATTTTTATAGTATTTATGGGGCTTTTTAGCTCTGTATTTTCATCCTTTGTAGCTGTCTTGCTTGGTAAAATTTTTTCTTTTTCTAAAAATACCATAGTCAGTATGTTTTTACTTTCTTGTTTTGGAAATACTATATTTATAGGTGTGCCAATAATTTCAGAGCTTTTTAAAGACCCTCAGCATAGCGGCGAAGCTATCTTTTATGACGCTATAGCAACCACCATAGCTATTTCTTTGTTTGGAGCCTTTATACTCTCTTTTGCGAGCGATAAAAAGATAAATTTTAAGGATAATCTCAAAAAGATAGCGACTTTTCCACCTTTTTTAGCCCTTGTGCTAGGACTTGTTTTAAAGGTTTTTTCTTTGCCTGAGTTTATCTTTGAGCCGCTTCGTTTATTTGGTGCTTGTGCTACTCCACTAGCGCTTTTTGCCATAGGTTTAAGCCTTGCTTTTAGTGCTATAAAATCCTCTTACAAAGCAACTATAATAGTAATCTTTGCTAAGATGATTTTAACGCCCCTTGTTTTTATCATCTTGCTTAAAATTTTTTCCCTAGATTTAACAGCTTCTAGCATAGTAGCCATTATAGAAAGCGCAACCCCTACTATGACCTTAGCAGGAGCTATGATAATGAAGGCTAAGCTAGATTCAAACTTAGCAGTAAGCGTTATAGCCTTTGGAATTTTATTTTCCTTTATCTCTATGCCTAGCCTAGTTTTTATACTAATGTAA